A single genomic interval of Drosophila virilis strain 15010-1051.87 chromosome 2, Dvir_AGI_RSII-ME, whole genome shotgun sequence harbors:
- the LOC6632371 gene encoding uncharacterized protein isoform X2 has product MAEQVEKALTYIKTMPATTTLQVPDAEDAATTCMNCCSNEDDASPSCSGSSSGSGSGNSKPKGAKAKIRTSSIDANVVAAAEAVVNGELDAASCYHVSMKMSIDAATPRICGDNMPLKCDALAAMREALSANKPLPLQSKQAGTKASQHPPPCQLLERLNFPEGNIINTLHTILALPPFDPYAPAPKSDVVYKEVVTLMQWSLREDNVIEMELSDKLLHECKPKSNDPNEERRSYLMAIENMRLFSEDPKINPLRSADGHHRAITNLALIFVKHCKEEFFTFCSCKECLEYRETIMAIMMDQFKAAHMVVMLLDVLIKAYSPMLKNDAAYNKFEKLLESNKQIYWITSGFLYDKNAEYLDFIDDTAISDNMILVLFSAILMANNPMLLLQILAYNVECIVKAFSEGMIEIAQNVQENEKISAEKMLTYLLDGYSDLNCISQKISLSLFAFENDFLRKFKLSWVLLCQRLFQQHVFNPLGDTMLACILSLKEGEGSSQTSALIKRYMLFDEHMHSIERRWTDIWMELNKFNLSPTEHDRRMGLLDVYNIFDKVVMDATSFSLPDISDDEFIDFQRIVDRQLAWKNIMAFTKLKWPDGFYDPPNKLVHEDLCKKCNAMLEHHNENCKCITCSIAGTPLMPRQAGHCAKCTTLGIVEKDAKLMKSKILSTCTSDEAKHNVAASTSAAAAAAAAQQRRSSDQPSEAAAAICRSGDEPSGVTLRRQEMDTALRTTYHVAWAVFQHLATRKRYRYDTIEPQFFCGENCRVSACQLARKILANELSPPLTKHLLRCFQPLSFSREELRTTLPSLMFFNRKLAPSPAELQELKNQHYVYKTYWTFVLSIYANFFVKFNSSATDFKHLELLKGDLRLRPNSVVGDKDDGRFEQFLAQVIGYSPFKITDDFTLGDANIEKMQFGVDHLMKLHDSQMIKRGKPDSTTNLANKSKINETTQTGAGNDSNNSKKCKEKMRKCCADYADIGEPCKENHSKKRVKKECNHARFNETRDRLRKKLTQIVNDRKSKSGQEASAVAKPQVPKVQAVEPAATKRADPVTTQQPPTLKVVASAQVQAATRKMPAAAAAAAAAAAAAALNEIGENIEDGDNSLLCLDSLCKSIQMHTDATASGSGSSSAGSLPADLSNYSKEEMMQDFAEFLGSYTREQDQKRWINETLNFIEGKPQQPQTTNPKKAAKKAKQKQRKEEEKRIKELEDLRGQFLDIYFKEFIDKYEMKTLTAAGGRKREKKRIAELETNIKNLQRAKAKVETVILELIATVKQANSEFKFSYLPTKEQQLAKLAQLDEILKGGLMSTTMDPLPPPAAAAATAAHYPNFISSAAYFPPHIGSSHTPVCYAPPHPQQQQQQHLPRDVIAAMAANAITADPSKRIVTIRRVQLPHAGGEQQVTVVAKGSSPDEDKLLYTFVNGHMVASAVQPMTRNSAPVAPAAAPMPEKSAKAKKKEAKRAAAAAAAATAANAELEAKSKNKKPNKKAAPTAIASSSSSGSSSSKSQTPQSSAVNTRENSVCSIKPKATVNKKTAAKNANKNVVEVPPLKQMPVQAQAQPETAPAPESVKRHKRLKPRLDQGQLDNNPFKSLHVQDSSDGEWETGSEAEQYVEPPVVLPPPPPVKTQVKQAIAPKPAAAMPNSKQKPAAPIKRSKAEAPPPRAQAPQQQQPNKSTTAPAANQRKQTSQQQQQPPQPAQAKNQSQRASESHLNGSTRKSKSSHGQGLTQTADRNGQAVNGHRVSQSRGGRGSGRSKPANGSQQSQQHVNSNSTCSSNAAEGGGQSSKRSQRGKRGHRGQKQEDLSGIPHNMGYFNPNEVAIPPPLPPHAGSYASTLVQQMQHLRIGSGSSSKQQQQQQANCSIMDQLNRGVQVEHLSLPPGITLTKVDPAKSEQLRQKSESIRKLSKPLSEQQPQHHSLQQHQHQAHLMGGYYAGNAAGMDTAGGVIMVEANPRLNRPNCQPLNAAPNGNNNVAAAAAAATASGKSSRRRRRNRGKSGGNGVGGGAANLGNKQQRSGNLDSQQAQQHTLSPAPIMEASAGGSIITLRNPMFHQGVNNGPVPGAMLPNLNPIPPVRAYGAALPIAAPMPMDQPAAIIKNENGMFTIRNPALHQAVTNGLAMGGYRQFGSNVNYYTPQEAVAEAARATQQKLSSPPLVVTPSGSGGGNAPTPNPSTAPAAPTNFSYFSSGSASGGSSSNSSSGGGGGIVDTHNNISISCTNVSLGSPGRLVGDAAVIARPKQAQKCLSAIGSELKQKTKDNNSSASSHWSSFGQPTASEFGAAGPAGSTLQEKYQQSSYYNGFEVFPSSVAAGGAGPGAPGDCHMHHNCGDDSPPPTITGFNSYLEGIPNTGVIRYDDAAFLKNLIPGQHLNNEVSIHNISESNFTRNNTSPSPHHVEITTVFGNRSCSTNAYEQQQSAQTSACNSYCDNVAADFGSDSSHLFVQGNMLTRLPQPSAAAAQDPFGYDFEPAPGSKPASVGSDLNEFLRRSPHSQRTSPYSHDENVALEAFVQNMSALQIASAAASDAEQCARLNGAAAAAGDAAVADATAGGGGVGATWW; this is encoded by the exons atggCTGAACAAGTGGAAAAGGCATTGACGTACATCAAGACAATGCCTGCTACCACCACGTTACAGGTGCCAGACGCAGAAGATGCAGCAACAACTTGCATGAATTGTTGCAGCAACGAGGACGACGCCAGTCCCAGTTGCAGCGGCagtagcagcggcagcggcagcggtaaCTCTAAGCCGAAGGGTGCCAAGGCCAAAATCCGTACCAGCAGCATCGATGCGAATGTAGTGGCTGCCGCCGAAGCTGTTGTCAACGGTGAACTGGACGCCGCCTCTTGCTATCATGTGAGCATGAAAATGTCCATTGATGCGGCCACCCCGCGCATTTGTGGCGACAACATGCCGCTGAAATGTGATGCATTGGCGGCAATGCGAGAGGCGCTCAGCGCCAACAAGCCATTGCCGCTCCAATCGAAGCAGGCAGGTACTAAAGCCAGCCAGCACCCACCACCGTGTCAGCTGCTGGAGCGTCTCAATTTTCCCGAGGGCAACATTATAAACACGCTGCACACGATACTGGCGCTGCCGCCGTTCGATCCGTACGCGCCAGCGCCAAAATCGGATGTAGTATACAAGGAAGTCGTTACGCTAATGCAATGGAGCTTGCGCGAGGACAATGTCATTGAGATGGAGCTAAGCGATAAGTTGCTCCACGAATGCAAGCCCAAAAGCAATGATCCAAACGAGGAAAGGCGCTCGTATTTG ATGGCTATTGAGAATATGCGTTTATTCTCGGAGGATCCAAAGATCAATCCATTGCGCAGTGCCGACGGACATCATCGTGCAATTACG AATCTTGCCTTGATATTTGTTAAACATTGTAAGGAGGAATTCTTTACATTTTGTTCCTGCAAGGAATGTCTCGAATATCGCGAAACAATTATGGCCATTATGATGGATCAATTTAAGGCTGCCCACATGGTTGTCATGCTGCTCGATGTGCTTATTAAGGCATACAGCCCCATGTTGAA AAATGATGCTGCCTATAACAAATTTGAGAAGCTATTGGAGTCCAATAAGCAAATCTATTGGATTACAAGCGGCTTTCTCTACGATAAAAATGCCGAATATCTTGATTTTATTGATGATACTGCGATCTCTGATAATATGATATTAGTGCTATTCAGCGCCAT ACTGATGGCCAATAATCCGATGCTGCTGCTACAAATACTCGCCTATAATGTTGAGTGCATTGTTAAGGCTTTTTCCGAGGGCATGATCGAAATTGCTCAAAATGTGCAGGAGAACGAGAAGATATCTGCCGAAAAGATGCTCACAT ATTTATTGGACGGCTACTCCGATTTGAACTGCATCTCACAGAAGATTTCACTTAGCCTGTTCGCATTTGAGAACGATTTTCTGCGCAAGTTCAAGCTCTCCTGGGTGCTTTTGTGTCAGCGACTCTTTCAGCAACATGTGTTCAATCCGCTGGGCGACACCATGCTCGCATGCATATTATCGCTGAAGGAGGGCGAGGGCTCATCTCAGACATCGGCGCTGATCAAACGCTATATGCTGTTCGATGAGCATATGCACTCCATTGAGCGCCGCTGGACGGACATTTGGATGGAGCTAAACAAGTTCAACTTGTCGCCGACGGAGCACGATCGTCGCATGGGCCTGCTCGATGTGTATAACATATTCGATAAGGTCGTTATGGATGCCACTTCCTTTTCACTGCCGGATATCAGTGATGATGAGTTCATAGATTTTCAGCGTATTGTTGATCGTCAGCTGGCTTGGAAGAATATAATGGCATTCACCAAGCTTAAATGGCCCGACGGTTTCTACGATCCGCCAAACAAGCTGGTGCACGAGGACCTATGCAAGAAGTGTAATGCAATGCTGGAACACCATAATGA GAACTGCAAATGCATTACTTGCTCCATTGCTGGTACACCTCTAATGCCTCGACAAGCCGGCCATTGTGCCAAGTGCACAACACTCGGCATTGTTGAGAAAGACGCCAAGCTGatgaaatcgaaaattttgaGCACCTGTACGAGCGATGAGGCCAAACATAATGTGGCTGCTAGCACAAGCgccgcagctgcggcagcagccgcaCAACAGCGCCGCAGCAGCGATCAACCGTCcgaagcagctgcagctatcTGTAGAAGTGGGGATGAGCCGAGTGGTGTAACGTTGCGTCGCCAGGAAATGGATACCGCATTGCGCACCACATATCACGTGGCATGGGCTGTGTTTCAGCATCTGGCCACGCGTAAACGCTATCGCTATGATACCATCGAGCCGCAGTTCTTTTGCGGAGAAAACTGCCGAGTCTCTGCTTGCCAGCTGGCACGCAAGATCCTTGCCAATGAACTTTCGCCGCCACTAACCAAGCATCTATTGCGATGCTTCCAGCCGTTGTCATTTTCGCGTGAGGAGCTGCGCACCACGCTGCCATCGTTGATGTTCTTCAATCGCAAGCTGGCACCTAGTCCCGCGGAACTGCAGGAGCTCAAGAATCAGCACTATGTCTACAAGACCTACTGGACCTTTGTGCTGTCGATCTATGCCAATTTCTTTGTCAAGTTCAATTCCTCAGCTACGGACTTTAAGCATCTGGAGCTGCTCAAGGGTGATTTGCGCTTGCGTCCAAACAGCGTGGTCGGTGACAAGGACGATGGACGTTTCGAGCAGTTTTTGGCGCAGGTCATTGG CTACTCGCCTTTCAAGATTACGGACGA CTTCACACTCGGCGACGCCAACATCGAGAAAATGCAATTTGGCGTGGATCATCTGATGAAGCTGCATGACTCGCAAATGAT CAAACGTGGTAAGCCGGATAGCACCACAAATCTGGCAAACAAGTCGAAGATAAACGAAACGACGCAGACGGGCGCCGGCAACGACTCGAACAACTCCAAGAAATGCAAGGAAAAGATGCGTAAAT GCTGTGCTGACTACGCGGATATTGGGGAGCCCTGCAAGGAGAACCACTCGAAAAAGCGTGTCAAGAAGGAGTGCAATCATGCGCGCTTTAACGAGACGCGCGATCGCTTGCGTAAGAAACTCACACAGATTGTCAATGATCGGAAGAGCAAGAGTGGCCAGGAAGCGTCGGCGGTGGCCAAACCACAGGTGCCAAAGGTGCAAGCCGTCGAGCCAGCTGCAACTAAAAGGGCGGATCCAGTGACCACACAGCAGCCGCCCACACTTAAGGTAGTTGCCTCGGCGCAGGTGCAGGCGGCCACACGTAAAATgcccgctgcagcagcggcagcagctgctgctgccgccgcggCGGCACTCAACGAAATTGGCGAGAATATTGAGGATGGCGATAATAGTCTGCTCTGTTTGGACAGTCTCTGCAAGAGCATACAGATGCACACGGATGCCACGGctagcggcagtggcagcagcagcgctggtAGCTTGCCCGCCGACCTAAGCAATTACAGCAAAGAGGAAATGATGCAGGATTTTGCCGAATTTCTGGGCAGCTATACACGCGAACAGGACCAAAAGCGCTGGATCAATGAGACGCTTAATTTCATTGAAGGCAAACCGCAACAGCCACAAACGACAAATCCCAAGAAGGCAGCCAAAAAAGCTAAGCAAAAGCAGCGCAAGGAGGAGGAGAAACGCATCAAGGAACTGGAGGATTTGCGCGGTCAGTTCCTCGATATCTATTTCAAGGAATTCATTGacaaatatgaaatgaaaaccTTAACGGCTGCTGGCGGCCGCAAACGCGAAAAGAAACGCATTGCCGAACTGGAGACCAACATTAAGAATCTGCAGCGTGCCAAGGCCAAAGTGGAAACGGTTATCTTGGAGCTTATTGCTACTGTTAAGCAGGCGAACAGCGAATTTAAGTTCTCTTATCTGCCCACCAAGGAGCAGCAATTAGCCAAGCTGGCTCAGCTAGACGAGATTTTAAAGGGTGGTCTTATGAGTACAACAATGGATCCATTACCACCaccagcggcagctgctgccacagcGGCGCATTACCCCAATTTTATCAGCTCAGCCGCCTACTTTCCACCCCACATTGGTTCATCGCACACACCAGTGTGCTATGCCCCACCTCAtccgcaacaacagcagcagcaacacttgCCGCGTGATGTGATCGCCGCCATGGCGGCCAACGCCATAACTGCTGATCCATCCAAGCGCATCGTCACCATACGTCGAGTACAGCTGCCGCACGCCGGCGGCGAGCAGCAGGTGACCGTTGTGGCGAAGGGCAGCTCGCCGGATGAGGACAAGCTGCTCTATACCTTTGTCAATGGTCACATGGTGGCCTCTGCTGTCCAGCCAATGACAAGGAACTCAGCGCCGGTTGCACCAGCTGCGGCGCCTATGCCAGAGAAGAGCGCTAAGGCCAAGAAAAAGGAGGCTAAAcgggcagccgcagcagcagccgccgccacTGCTGCTAATGCTGAACTGgaggcaaaatcaaagaataaaaaaccaaacaaaaaggCAGCGCCAACAGCAATCGCATCCAGTTCTAgctccggcagcagcagctccaagtCGCAGACGCCGCAAAGCAGCGCCGTCAATACGCGCGAGAACTCTGTATGTAGCATCAAGCCCAAGGCAACGGTAAACAAGAAAACGGCGGCCAAGAATGCCAACAAAAATGTGGTCGAAGTGCCGCCGCTCAAACAAATGCCAGTGCAGGCGCAGGCACAGCCCGAAACGGCGCCGGCGCCGGAGTCTGTTAAAAGACACAAACGCCTAAAACCACGTCTGGATCAGGGTCAGCTAGATAACAATCCGTTCAAATCCTTGCATGTGCAGGACTCTTCGGATGGTGAGTGGGAAACGGGCAGCGAAGCGGAACAGTATGTGGAGCCGCCAGTGGTGttaccgccgccgccgccagtgAAAACACAAGTCAAGCAAGCCATTGCGCCCAAGCCAGCGGCAGCTATGCCAAATTCCAAGCAAAAGCCGGCGGCGCCTATCAAGAGGTCTAAAGCTGAGGCACCGCCACCTCGTGCGCAGGcacctcagcagcagcagccaaacaaATCGACGACAGCGCCAGCTGCTAATCAGCGCAAGCAAAcgtcacagcagcagcagcagccgccgcagccggCGCAGGCTAAGAATCAAAGCCAGCGTGCGTCCGAGTCGCATCTAAATGGCAGCACGCGCAAGTCCAAATCCAGTCATGGACAAGGACTTACGCAGACAGCGGACAGAAACGGCCAAGCGGTCAATGGGCATCGCGTGTCGCAATCCCGTGGCGGACGAGGCAGTGGGCGCTCCAAGCCAGCAAATGGCAGCCAGCAGTCACAGCAGCATGTGAACAGCAATAGCACCTGCTCCTCGAACGCCGCGGAGGGCGGCGGACAGAGTTCGAAGCGTTCGCAGCGCGGCAAGCGCGGACATCGTGGTCAGAAACAGG AGGATCTCTCGGGCATACCCCATAACATGGGCTATTTCAATCCCAACGAAGTTGCCATACCACCGCCGCTGCCACCGCATGCCGGCAGCTATGCCAGTACGCTGGTCCAACAAATGCAGCATCTGCGCATTGGCAGCGGCTCTTccagcaagcagcagcaacagcagcaggccaaTTGCAGCATTATGGATCAGTTAAACCGCGGTGTACAGGTGGAGCATCTTTCACTGCCGCCTGGCATAACGCTAACTAAGGTGGATCCAGCCAAAAGCGAACAATTGCGCCAAAAAAGCGAGTCCATACGAAAGCTATCCAAACCTTTGTctgagcagcagccgcagcatcaCTCgctgcagcaacatcagcatcaGGCACATCTCATGGGCGGCTACTATGCGGGCAATGCGGCGGGCATGGATACCGCCGGTGGCGTCATAATGGTGGAGGCCAATCCGCGCCTGAATCGCCCTAACTGCCAGCCGCTAAATGCGGCGCCCAATGGCAATAACaatgtggcagctgcagctgctgctgccactgccagcGGTAAGTCTTCGCGCCGACGTCGCCGCAACCGTGGCAAGTCGGGCGGCAATGGTGTGGGCGGTGGCGCCGCTAATCTtggcaacaagcagcagcgtTCTGGCAACTTAGATAGCCAGCAGGCACAGCAGCACACGCTCAGCCCAGCGCCCATTATGGAGGCGAGTGCTGGTGGTAGCATCATAACGCTTCGTAACCCCATGTTCCATCAGGGCGTCAACAATGGGCCTGTGCCGGGTGCCATGTTGCCCAATCTGAATCCCATTCCGCCAG TTCGGGCTTATGGCGCAGCTCTGCCAATTGCCGCACCGATGCCCATGGATCAACCGGCCGCGATTATTAAAAATGAGAACGGCATGTTCACCATACGCAATCCGGCGTTGCATCAGGCTGTCACCAATGGCCTGGCCATGGGTGGTTATCGCCAGTTCGGCAGCAATGTCAACTACTACACGCCACAGGAGGCGGTGGCCGAGGCGGCGCGTGCCACACAGCAGAAGCTATCGTCGCCGCCATTAGTTGTCACacccagcggcagcggcggcggcaacgctCCAACTCCGAATCCATCAACAGCTCCAGCCGCGCCCACCAATTTCTCATACTTTTCCAGTGGCTCAGCCagtggcggcagcagcagcaacagcagcagtggcggcggtggtggcatTGTCGACACGCACAACAATATCAGTATTAGCTGCACAAACGTTTCCCTAGGCAGTCCTGGTCGTCTGGTGGGTGATGCGGCTGTCATTGCTCGACCGAAGCAGGCACAGAAATGTTTGTCTGCCATTGGTAGCGAGCTGAAGCAGAAGACCAAAGACAACAACTCGTCCGCGTCGAGCCACTGGTCCAGCTTTGGCCAGCCAACAGCATCGGAGTTTGGTGCCGCCGGTCCAGCGGGCTCCACGCTCCAGGAGAAATACCAACAATCGAGCTATTACAATGGCTTTGAGGTGTTCCCCTCGTCTGTGGCAGCTGGTGGCGCCGGGCCTGGTGCTCCTGGTGATTGTCACATGCATCATAATTGTGGCGATGATTCGCCGCCGCCAACGATCACCGGTTTCAATTCCTATCTTGAGGGCATACCAAACACTGGCGTCATACGCTATGACGATGCGGCGTTCCTCAAGAATTTGATACCGGGCCAGCATCTCAACAACGAG GTCTCCATACACAACATATCGGAGTCCAACTTTACGCGCAACAACACATCCCCATCGCCGCACCACGTGGAGATAACAACCGTGTTTGGCAATCGCTCGTGCTCCACGAATGCCTACGAGCAACAGCAGTCAGCGCAGACTAGCGCCTGCAACAGCTACTGCGACAATGTGGCCGCCGATTTTGGTAGTG ACTCCAGCCACCTGTTTGTGCAGGGCAATATGCTGACACGTTTACCACAACCGTctgcggcggcggcacagGATCCCTTTGGCTATGACTTTGAGCCGGCGCCTGGCTCAAAGCCCGCCAGCGTCGGCAGCGATCTGAATGAATTCTTGCGTCGCAGTCCGCACAGCCAGCGCACGTCCCCTTACAGTCACGACGAGAATGTGGCACTCGAGGCATTTGTGCAGAACATGAGCGCCCTTCAAATAGCCAGCGCCGCGGCTAGCGATGCGGAACAGTGTGCGCGTCTAAatggagcagcagccgctgcggGAGATGCGGCCGTGGCAGATGCAACAGCGGGTGGCGGTGGAGTTGGTGCTACTTGGTGGTAA